From a single Hypanus sabinus isolate sHypSab1 chromosome 7, sHypSab1.hap1, whole genome shotgun sequence genomic region:
- the rps13 gene encoding 40S ribosomal protein S13, with translation MGRMHAPGKGLSQSALPYRRSVPTWLKLTSDDVKEQIYKLAKKGLTPSQIGVILRDSHGVAQVRFVTGNKILRILKSKGLAPDLPEDLYHLIKTAVAVRKHLERNRKDKDAKFRLILIESRIHRLARYYKSKRVLPPNWKYESSTASALVA, from the exons ATGGGTCGCATGCACGCTCCCGG TAAGGGCTTGTCCCAGTCAGCTTTACCTTACAGACGAAGTGTGCCCACG tgGTTGAAGCTCACATCTGATGATGTAAAGGAACAGATTTACAAGCTGGCAAAGAAGGGGTTGACCCCATCACAGATTG GTGTGATCTTGAGGGATTCCCATGGTGTTGCCCAGGTGCGTTTTGTTACTGGGAACAAAATCCTCAGGATCCTCAAGTCCAAGGGCCTGGCACCTGACCTTCCAGAAGATTTGTACCACTTGATCAAGACCGCTGTAGCTGTGCGCAAGCATTTGGAGAGGAACAGAAAG GATAAAGATGCCAAGTTCCGCTTGATTCTTATTGAGAGCAGAATCCACAGACTGGCCCGGTATTACAAGTCCAAGAGGGTGCTTCCACCCAACTGGAAGTA